From the genome of Tenrec ecaudatus isolate mTenEca1 chromosome 1, mTenEca1.hap1, whole genome shotgun sequence:
CCctatttttgttgtgttttctagTTAGTGTCTCTCTGTTATAATTTTGTTATTTCTATTCTTATGGGGACTAAGGCTTTTTTTCTTACTActtttgttctaattgttttaGGTTTGCTCAGTTGTTaatttgggttctttttttttaaactgtgtgaAATTATTGCTTTAAATTTCCCTGAGTACTATTTTTGGTATATTGTATTTTCAGTCTCATTTGCTTCAAGAACAATTTAAATTGTACTCTTGTTTTCTTCAATTACTCAGTGGTTCAATATGTTGTTCAATATCCatctaacttttaaaaaatggctcTTCCATTATTAATTTCTAATTTTATGGCATTGGGATCTGAAAAGATAGTTTGTGGTATCTTGGTGTTTGCTTTTAAATTTATCGCTGCTTGCTTTGCGGTCTAACACATATTTTCAGCAGTTTGCTTCCTGAGATCTGGTAAAGAATGTATATTATGCTACTGTTGAGTGAAGTGTTCTGTTCATGTCCAAGAGGTCAAGTTGATTAATTGtgctatttagttcttctgtattTTTGCTGAGGTGTTTTTCCCCTTGATAggtctttccttgagagtggtaTATTGAAATCTTCTATTGTTATCATAGAATTATCTATATTAAGCTCTTAAACTCTAAGCGTGTGGTTAATAGACTGTATTTCactgggtgcatatatgtttaatatGATTATGTATTTTCTATTGTGACTTTAAACATTACATAATGAACTTCTTTGTCTCTCATGTTGACTTGATGTCATTTTCGTTAGAAATTAGTATTGCtactctgttttcttttctatatttaaaaaaatatcttgatatatttttccaACCTTTTATTTTCTTAGTTTGTTTTGGTCTTTGTGTCTTAGGTGTGTTTGTTGTAAGCAGCAGAttaatgggagccctggtgacgttgtGGGGTAATGCAATGGGCTTttaactgcaaaatcagcagtgtgaaaccatctATCTGTAAAAGAACTATGAGGATTCCTATTCCTGTACGCAGTTAGTCTTGGAACCTCTCAGGAGCAATTCTAGGCCATCACCACATCCTATAATGTTGCTACCATTGCAATAGGCTTGATGGTAGtaagtttggggggaggggggttgttttgtttttcagtcttcCTATCCATTCAGCTAGTCTCTTTCTTTTAACTGATGAGTTTAATTCAGCATTGTGGATTATTTTACCATAGTTATTTGACTGTTCTTTTATGATGCTATTAGTTTCTTTGTTTATTGTAATTTTCTGTCCTTAATTAATTTTTGTGGGTTTTTATTGTCATTTTTTTATTTGCCTTTTCAATTTGTACTTTAGCAGttttttatgttttatctttttaaaagttgGTAAAGATATTATTTtaattgagtttattttaattttctttttaatttcaggaTTTTTGTTCCCTTTGTGAACTACTTGATTTCCTCTCTGTTCAGCTGCTCACTATCTACTCAGTACCCTCTATTAGTTTATTGCTGTCATTGAAGATTATTATCGCTGGTTCTCTATTTTGAATCTTGTGGTTTTGCTTCACCTTGTGTATTTCATGAGTGGGTTGATTTCTTGATGACAATGCGTTGCAAGCTAATTTTAGGTTCCTGTCTGTTGCTTCTGTAGATTCTTTGTTCACAGAACTCCCTTCAATAATTTTTGtaatgttggttttgtttttacaaagttctttagtttttttctgaaaatgtcaaaaaagaaaaaggaaatgtcattttttctctcctttgtaTTTGAGGGCTTGTTGTACTGGATATAGGATTCTtgtttagtgtttttttttttcttggaatcTTTTGTGTGTATCATTCAATTGCCTTCTTCCCTACATGATTTCTACTGAAAAAATATGAGCTTTTTCTCATTGGTTCATTTTTTAAAGTGATTATTCTTTTCCCAAGTTATGCTAAGGATGCTTGCCTTTTTTAATGTGAGAAAGTTTGATTATGATTATTCACGATGATTCATTCACAGTCAATTCTGTTTGGTGTTCTTTGGGCTTCTTGGATGGTTTATTTTCTGACCCATTATGATTAAAAGTTCTCTTCTAATGTTTGTTGGATTATTTCTCTGTGGTTATCTTGCCTTCAATTTGTCTGGGATGTTTATTAATGTAAATTGTTCtttttgatagtgtcccatagaatttttagggtttttttccctttgttttttaaaattgggttttcttttctttttttatctcaaAAGGTTTATATTTGAACTTACTAATTCATGCTTACATTAGTTCTAATGCTTTGTTTTTTCAGGATGTTATCCAATTTTAATAGCTATGTGTCTTACGGATTTCTATTTGGAGGTGTTGAATTattgctaatatatatatatatatatatattgtcaaGAGTATTCTTGTAGTGCTTTCCTGagttttatcttctttttttcttttctattgaattCTTCCTGCACCCATTTGAAGCTACTGAAGATCATTCTCCTGAACACCCTCATGGGGCAGTCTAATGCCTGTCTTCAGCTGAGATGTCTCCGGAGTCTTTCTTCATGTAGGCCATTTGTTTGTGCCATCTTTTCTTATTCTCTTATGTGCACTTAAATTGCATGTTGCTTCTGAGACATGATGTTGATTTTATATTTGTCTTTGTTTGTTGATCAGGTGATAATAAGATGAAGGAATTTCTCTGTGCACTTGATGTAACTTTTGAAGGTTCTAGGTTGGCTGGGTCACATGGCAATGGCCCATTCCCAGCAGAGATTAATGACAGGCAAAAGTTAAATACTATTCCCTGCCATGTCTTTAAGGTTGCCCCTGTCATTTTCCAGAGGTGTAGGCCAAGATCAAAATAGCTGTCAcaaagggaagaagaagaaaacacctAAGATTATTTGCCTGTCCACAAGAACTCTCTTCCCTTAATCTGAATAAAAGAACAAGTCCCAGGATTAATTTAAGCTATCCCTTCCTGATCAGGAGTTAGTAAGTGGACTGTATCATTTTAAGCCCAGGGCTGCATATAGATAATGAACTTCAGGACCCCCCCACTGATATTCCTTTTGCTAAGTCAATTGAATTCACCCCTCCTCAACATGGGTTCACTCAAATCACCCTCCCTTAGGGGGTGCTCTTCCTCTATCTATGGCAGGACGGGGACCATTTCCATCTGTTGGATTAGAGTAAATTCAAGGGCCTAGGCTGGTATGATGACCAAGTTGCCAGCTTAGCTCGCCTTCTCTTCTCATACTGCATATCAATGCACTCGCTTGGGTGGGGATAAGcgggtggaggggtggagggagggggttcAGACTCATCAGGTTGCCTCTTGTCAGGGCAGTTGGGCATCCAATGTCTTTTAGGGGGTTTCTGAATTGCTAGACTGTGTCAGTTCAGACTTTTTTACTTGGCAGGTTCAGAATTGAACTTGTTTTCTGcttaaaaaaccaaaagcaaaaagaaaaaaactcaggGTGATTACAGAGTGCCTCATTATATCAACATGTTTTTTAAACTacttgcacaagatctctttaaagtattaaagagcaagatgtcacttggagaactaaggtgcacctgatctcaACCATAATATTTTCGATGGACTCCAACGCATGTAAAAGCTagagaatgaataaggaagaagaattgatgcattggagTTACAGTTTTGTTCCGCTTCTGGGGTGGTTTACCTTGGTTTttgcttctcaacgctgaaagaattcatgcagcaGAAACACTGTTCTTACCCAAGTAACTTTTACTagagaaagggaagtttcaggtaatgCACTCTCAGAAAGCACACACTGTCCCCGGAAAGTGTGCGAGGCTACGCTGTGGGGCCATGCAATGTTCTTCACTGAAGATGGCGATTCCCCTGAAAAATGCCACAAAACAGGAGTGTGAAACCCAGAGTACGGAATCCAGCACACCTGAGAGGGCACTCAGGGGCTTGTTTACCTGCTCACTTGCAGTGCAAGCGGGAGAGATTCCACCCTGACCTGGCAGAGCGCACCTGAAAGATAGAGTGGCCTGCTTTTTTATCCCTTCTATTTCCGCTGTCTGGGAGGTGTGGTGGAGGGCATTGCCAATCTTATTGGCTGAGCTTAAGCACACCTGCGTGATGTCATGTTGCTGGTACCTAGCGTTGTGTGTGGGCTTGGGTTTCCCTTCACCTGGACCTAGGTGACTTGGGTCTCTGCATTCTCAGTGCTGGATTTCCCCAGAGGTGTCTAAAGGgtgtctgattttcttttcacccTTTTATTGTGGCCCTGCCAGCAGATTTCTGCTAGCACAAGCATCTGGGGAAGATGATCCCACTTTGTTTCTAATCTAGCTACCTTTTAGTTTGTGCTAAATCAGTGGgtttcaaccttcctagtgccgtacCCCTTTAACATAGTTTCTCATGATGCGGGATTCCCCACCCATAcacttgttttcattgctacttcatcactgtaattttgctgctgttaagaacgggcgaccctgtgaaagggtcgttcgaccctcaaaggggtcgcgacccacaggttgagaacccctgagctAAAGAAAAAAGCactgaataaataaaaaaatactgAGAGTTACATGGATTGCCCGAAGAgcaaatttgttttggaagaagtacagccagactgttccttcgaagtgaggatggggagactttgactCACAcagttagacatgttatcaggggagattAGTGcctggaaaatgatatcatgcttggtaaagtaggaggactgtgaaaaagaaggccctcaatcaAATGCACTTCCCGAAGCAAGAGCTTTCACAATGGGCTTAAACGTAACAGTTGCCAGGATGGCACGGGGGAGCAGTGCCTTTCTCTGTCTGGGCGCACAGGGTCGCTACCTGTTGGCACCGACTTGATGGTGCCTAAGAACAACAGCTTCTGTGCAAGTTCacggtggatccaaataaaacgaAACCCTTGACAAATCCAatgttttttccatttatcacgactttaaaaataagaaaattagttTCTCATAAGGAATGCTACAATTTATACCTAATGTCTGTTAGGTAAGAATTGAACTTTGGTTCTCTTCAAATTGTTGCTGAATCCTATTGGTTCATGCTGTAGTTGTTAGGTTTGTCATTTTTGCTAGTCTTTAAAATCTGAATGTTTAGACATTTGCCTCGCCCATCTCTATTGAATCCCTAAATCCCTGCGTCCAGTTTGTGTGAGCACTTCGGGCCATACTGACCTATACATTTAGTGATGAGGGCATTCTGCCTAGCCTTGTTTACTTTAATACTTTGCAAAGTGCCCGAGAGCACTGGAATATCCTCTTAAGAGACGGCTTTAGGAATCTGAGCATTGTAACTAGACAATTTGAAACACTGAAATATTTAGTTTTAATAACAGACTATCAGAAAAGAGGCTCTTTCTCTCACAGCCCTGCTTGGCAGGACAGGCCCTTCCCCTGAAATCCATCCTTGCGcttccttctctctcctttccttgcTTTCTTGTTTCTCCTTTCCAGCTTTAGGGTTTTATACAGCAGCTGGTTACTACAATTAAAACTTTTTTTCATGAACTACAACGTtattttactattttttcatatgtcttcaaagttaaaaaaacaaacatcaaagggaAAATCTACAACAGCCCACATTCTTTAGCTGTTTCTCATAAATCTTCTCAATATTGAAATACTTTGCCTTTGGAATCACGATGTCCAGACGCTCCCGTGGAAAGAAGCAGTGAGCCTGTGCGGGTCAAGCTGGGCAGTACGGTGCGATGAGAGGCAGTCCTTGGTGGTCTGATGCACAGAAACTTCCTTCTGATTTACACTCAGGAAgtgcttctttctctttcttccctaGTTTTATTAATAAGTCTGCCCTTATTTGTTATGTTTAGATAtcattatttaatttatttttatccatttcctcatctgcaagTTGAAGGGGAGAGAGTGCTTATGTGCTTTCAGTTTCACATGGTGAGGCATTGGCATGTTCCTATTTCACCAGTAGGAACTCAAACTATTTTAAAAGGTTCTTGTTAGTGAACTTGGCACAGTTCCCTAGGTTACTGGCTACAGGTTCAGGGAATGTAAATTTGCCCTTTTGGAACAGATAACAGTGCCTCTTGTTCATTTAAAGCACACATATCCTGTCTGCTGATTATATGCACAAGGTTTCCAGGCTGTAAAATTTGTGGAAACAGATTCCCATATTTTATTCCAGCAGAGCAGTGGATGGATTCCAACCGTTCTGTTGGCAGGCAAGTGTTTTATCCACGGCTGTACCAGACGCCTCTTCTATGGCCTACCAGGGCTCAGAAACCTTTGGggcagaagagccaatcctgtccttcacaacaattaaaaaattatttgagagtcataaatatttatttataaacaaataaaatttctACTAACTGGGTAATATTAAAATTAcccagttaaaaaaatttttttaaacattttattaggggctcatactattcttatcacaatccatacatacacatacatcaattgtataaagcacatccgcacattccctgccccaatcattctcaaagcattttctctccacttaagccctttgcatcaggtccttcctcttttttccccccttccctccccactcccctctccctcatgtgcccttggtaatttagacattgttattttctcatatctagccctatctggagtctcccttacgccccccttctctgccatccatctcccagggaggaggtcacatgtggatccttgtaatcagttccccattcccaacccactcaccctcttctctcccagcattgcccctcacacccttggtcctgaaggtatcatccaccctggattccctgtgcctccagcccccatatgcaccagtgtacaacctctgccctatccagtcctgcaaggtagaatttggatcatggtagttggggggagaaagcatccaggatctgggagaaagctgtgttcttcatcggaactatctcgcaccctgactgacccatctcctctcctaaacccctctatgaggggatctccagtggccgacacttgagccttgggtctccactctgctcttccccattcattcaatatgtatgtatatatatatgtatatatacatatatatatacatgcatacacacacatacatacatatgcatacacacatatatacatatacatatatctttttttttgcatgatgccttatacctggtccctttggcacctcgtgatcgcactggctggtgtgcttcttccatgtgggcttttttgcttctgagctagatggccgcttgttcaccttgaagtctttaataccccagacactatctcttttgatagccgggcaccatcagctttcttcaccacatttgcttatgcacccatttgtcttcagcgattctatcatggaggtgtgcagccaatgatatgattttttttctttgatgcctgataactggtcccttcgggaccactcgatcacacaattacccagttttaaaaattttaattttacttcTGAGCCAAACATGACTTTGGAGCTGAGGTTTGCTGATCTCTGGTCTAtagccactgccgtcaagtccctTCTCCTCATAGTGACCGGATGTAGGGGACCCGTCCAGGGCTTCCTGGAcaaagccacgagggctcctttgtAGAGGCCTTTAGGCAGCACCAAACTaagccaagcaaaacaaaacatctttACCATTTTACCCCTTGATAGTGCTCTAAATTCTTACTTAAATTCTCCAAAAATTTACATTTTACATTAATCTATATGGTGTATGCCTTAGGAGAAAAGGGAATGTGCTTTGAGGCTCCCAATGCTACCTCTCATTTAAAGAGTCTATGAACTCCATGTATTTCGATACCGTTAGTTTTCTTCATCATGTAATACTTCTCTCTCATGATTTTTACATAATGGGGTCCTTTGGttctgtgagttggagctgatcCAAGGACAAGGTTTATTTTTCCTTCGCATCCACCAGACTTGCTGGAGAAGAACTGCGAGGATACGCTCCCCCAGGCTCACTCCCACTGCTTGGATCCCGACTCCGAGCAGCTCCACGGGTGTTTTCTAGTCCCCGAGATTTGAAGCCTACACCAGACGGGTGTCATGTCCATGTGAAAAGCGAATGACCCATCCGGGCGCGAGGCGGCAATCCTAGAAGGACCTGGATCCCTAGTGAGGAGTCCCTGAAGCCCAGCCACGATGTTTCCGATCGAGGGCCTCGCGCCGAAGCTGGACCCCGAGGAAATGAAACGGAAGATGCGCGAGGACGTGCTCTCCTCCATTCGGAACTTTCTTATTTACGTGGCCCTGCTGCGAGTCACTGCATTTATCTTAAAGAAATTGGAGAGTATATGAAGACTTGGCATCGCCTGAGATTATGTGATGTGAAGAACTTGGTTCCAGTCTTCCCAGCTGCAAATGAATCGCCCCCGAAAGATATACCAGACTCTGATTGAATGGACTTAAAAACTCTGCTTGACAAGaacaagtttttttttcttttctggtgaCTGGCTGATTATATAAAATTAATTGGGTAATATGAAAAGATTTCTTGTGGTATCGCACCCTTTTGCCTCTGATACTCCGCCTCCCGTGAATGttgatgttattattattacatcttgtcaaacttcattttcCAGCAAGTATTCATCACCAGTGTCTGCAGCAGGTCTGTCTTGACCGCCATCTCTGTGGACCTTTTTGTTTCTGTCCAGAATGTAGTTGTGAAGAGTCCATGACAGTTAGTTACATTTTGTGGGAGTCAGCACAGAACCCCCATGCTATTTGACCACAGAGCCGTTAGTCTgcattctttttaaataaatgtattactgtgaaaaaataaa
Proteins encoded in this window:
- the LOC142437275 gene encoding mitochondrial import receptor subunit TOM5 homolog; this translates as MFPIEGLAPKLDPEEMKRKMREDVLSSIRNFLIYVALLRVTAFILKKLESI